In Methanobacterium paludis, the following proteins share a genomic window:
- a CDS encoding TOPRIM nucleotidyl transferase/hydrolase domain-containing protein — protein MQEGFLKKFIEEERYLQNPPLKTKDFIDFCKKRGVETDEHELEFFENEGLLYPILRSENPRNSLGNHIYIPISFQNFEKDLIRQLFKENKIIDPSKVGFKPYSTFKDKELKFGNERISNYYSSFQIYWLEILKESYSFKVDLIGDKKVVRSYLTRFPLHERKISGFFTVKDFNNFGKELDKKSNNDYSKFLFDIEKKKEILKSDYILFEKILEFFLSIQEYYYPYGRSASRTISIKQDINLSSEGWWNKRRNFDPKKELKNLKINIKEISYFYWLLSKHSKDILGVKRDDWIQLWKNIALSEKDKLEGNIRLGIEYLQWALMLKKFMEDYCKRGILDIDEIGSIAPEDIVKVDPSNMNRCGLASLRNSRNEGLTDPVTGESFYLNRYKRLFYLANDFELDYQPRIMVFVEGETEEGIFPKIFECYHNKPENLGIEIVNFKGVDKLLSTSKNAKKLRNVIKNIEIEEKKLLISKNQKKILNKLVKELKKTDIIVSNWTSFINYNLEKWQIIPFFVSDNEGNVKHFLDTEEPIQFEGKNYNVPDEWKYLWGETNKNEPYKGNNFELANFSDEEIVLAINQVLDGQIDINEVKKIREQEEGIKKIDDRVTGETKRKIVKFMFDNLFKQYEETADESILKRPIFELVDKILDLAILNHLPVDRTVESRNKEIILDILNGKEVKN, from the coding sequence TTGCAAGAGGGTTTTCTTAAAAAGTTCATTGAAGAAGAGAGATATCTACAAAATCCACCTTTAAAAACTAAAGATTTCATTGATTTTTGCAAAAAAAGAGGAGTAGAAACCGATGAACATGAATTAGAGTTTTTTGAGAATGAAGGATTATTGTATCCCATATTAAGGAGTGAAAATCCCAGAAATTCTTTGGGTAACCATATTTATATTCCAATTTCATTCCAAAACTTTGAAAAAGATTTGATACGGCAGTTATTTAAAGAAAATAAAATTATTGACCCATCAAAAGTTGGTTTTAAGCCATATTCTACTTTTAAAGATAAAGAACTTAAATTTGGCAATGAAAGAATAAGCAATTATTATTCTTCTTTTCAGATTTATTGGCTTGAAATTTTAAAGGAAAGTTATTCATTTAAGGTTGATTTGATAGGTGATAAAAAAGTAGTAAGATCGTATTTAACTCGTTTTCCATTACATGAACGAAAAATATCTGGTTTTTTCACTGTTAAAGATTTCAATAATTTCGGAAAAGAATTAGATAAAAAATCTAATAATGATTACAGTAAATTCCTTTTTGATATTGAAAAGAAAAAAGAAATACTTAAAAGTGATTATATACTTTTTGAAAAGATTTTGGAGTTTTTCCTCTCAATACAAGAGTATTATTATCCCTATGGAAGATCAGCTTCAAGAACAATTAGCATTAAACAAGATATTAATTTAAGTAGTGAGGGATGGTGGAATAAAAGACGAAATTTTGATCCAAAAAAAGAATTGAAAAATTTGAAGATTAATATTAAAGAGATATCCTATTTTTATTGGTTACTTTCTAAACATTCTAAGGATATTTTGGGTGTCAAAAGGGATGATTGGATTCAATTATGGAAAAATATCGCATTGAGTGAAAAAGATAAACTTGAAGGTAACATTAGGTTAGGAATCGAGTATTTACAATGGGCATTAATGCTAAAAAAGTTTATGGAAGACTATTGTAAAAGAGGAATTCTTGATATTGATGAAATAGGAAGTATTGCACCGGAGGATATTGTAAAAGTTGATCCATCTAATATGAATAGATGTGGTTTGGCATCTTTGAGAAATTCAAGAAATGAAGGGCTTACAGATCCTGTAACTGGAGAATCGTTCTATCTTAACAGGTACAAAAGGCTTTTTTATCTTGCAAATGATTTTGAATTGGATTACCAGCCAAGAATAATGGTTTTTGTTGAAGGAGAAACCGAAGAAGGAATATTTCCAAAAATTTTTGAATGTTATCATAATAAACCTGAAAATTTGGGCATAGAAATTGTTAATTTCAAAGGTGTGGACAAATTATTATCCACTTCTAAAAATGCGAAAAAATTAAGAAATGTGATAAAAAACATAGAAATAGAGGAAAAAAAACTTTTAATAAGTAAAAATCAAAAAAAGATTCTCAATAAATTAGTAAAAGAGTTAAAGAAAACTGATATCATTGTTTCAAATTGGACTTCATTTATAAATTATAACCTTGAAAAGTGGCAGATTATCCCATTTTTTGTGTCTGACAATGAAGGTAATGTGAAACACTTCTTAGATACAGAAGAACCAATACAATTTGAAGGAAAAAATTATAATGTTCCTGATGAATGGAAATATTTGTGGGGAGAAACTAATAAAAATGAGCCATATAAAGGAAATAATTTTGAATTAGCAAATTTTTCAGATGAAGAAATTGTATTAGCTATCAATCAGGTTCTTGATGGCCAGATAGATATTAATGAAGTTAAAAAAATTCGAGAACAAGAAGAGGGAATAAAAAAAATAGATGATAGGGTAACTGGTGAAACTAAAAGAAAAATTGTAAAATTTATGTTTGATAATTTATTCAAGCAATATGAAGAAACCGCGGATGAATCTATCTTAAAAAGACCCATATTTGAATTAGTTGATAAAATATTAGATTTAGCAATTTTAAACCATCTTCCAGTTGATAGAACAGTTGAATCACGTAATAAGGAAATAATTTTGGATATCTTAAATGGAAAGGAAGTTAAAAATTAA
- a CDS encoding B-box zinc finger protein: protein MEKIFEKPKVCDECNEELGRFFLICKTCRKYICYDCFSSHKMEHDYLPCRTLDEENKASVLDVGHAGYGPDMGDQWPSIDIDTFNSSYHPKCAHAIDYFEKNNITFFCHECKKWLCLECLNDHLAHGLMLHVGFNNANELREIDPNLYNSENQLLLVTKAFETDNNKIKVEFEITNPNNVSLYDLRLMCTWDGLEERDNVEKIDNKYFLCKTLTELEVIPPEKTMKGFYEIPDGVNLHLSSIITLVRFKDVFLGKGRVLKESLINNSK from the coding sequence TTGGAAAAAATATTTGAAAAACCCAAGGTATGTGATGAGTGCAATGAAGAATTAGGACGCTTTTTTTTAATCTGCAAAACTTGTAGAAAATATATTTGTTATGATTGCTTTTCAAGTCATAAAATGGAACATGATTATTTACCTTGTAGAACTTTAGATGAAGAAAATAAAGCAAGTGTTTTAGATGTAGGTCATGCAGGTTATGGTCCAGATATGGGTGATCAATGGCCTTCTATTGATATTGATACTTTTAATTCAAGTTATCATCCTAAATGTGCACATGCAATAGATTATTTTGAAAAAAATAATATAACATTTTTTTGTCATGAATGTAAAAAATGGCTTTGTTTAGAATGCCTAAATGATCATTTAGCTCATGGTTTAATGCTCCATGTAGGTTTCAACAATGCTAATGAATTACGTGAAATAGATCCTAATTTGTATAACTCTGAAAATCAACTGTTATTAGTGACAAAGGCATTTGAAACAGATAATAATAAGATTAAGGTGGAATTTGAAATTACCAATCCTAATAATGTATCTTTATATGATTTACGGTTAATGTGTACTTGGGATGGGCTTGAAGAAAGAGATAACGTTGAAAAAATTGATAATAAATATTTTCTTTGCAAAACTTTGACAGAACTTGAAGTGATACCTCCTGAAAAAACTATGAAAGGTTTTTATGAAATTCCTGATGGTGTAAATCTTCATTTATCTTCAATTATTACACTTGTTCGGTTTAAAGATGTTTTTTTGGGGAAAGGAAGAGTTTTAAAAGAATCTTTAATTAATAACTCTAAATAA